From a single Sorghum bicolor cultivar BTx623 chromosome 5, Sorghum_bicolor_NCBIv3, whole genome shotgun sequence genomic region:
- the LOC110435894 gene encoding GRIP1-associated protein 1-like, with protein sequence MTSSAMCGDHWAGHEEIAEVEEAERVERAAKRLVNEVKDAMKMSKYRKRCFDQIEGIMAKNKALTGEVDRLEEEMERIWKERDQLDQERACILESERKAGEELKARNRELTVLKANTKKHLEDPVKDRDPWKNRRWFYIKEELGIATFYDVGYVPEKRVSWTDRPEYTGQVEELMRLIDWSRLDGPGMVSHFLRRGVMPCQRRVHSAYECHGSQDSTKMHRDNLEKLEIQRRINKLFNVADNIFMRSDNRMHAYKLGQPAPKCGDHWAGHEEIAEVEEAERVERAAKRLVNEVKDAMKMSKYRKRCFDQIEGIMAKNKALTGEVDRLQLEAEKEAKEKAAQEERMLDLSRRLADKDREKRGLEEEMERIWKERDQLDQERACILESERKAGEELKARNRELTVLKANTKKHLEDPVKDRDPWKNRRWFYIKEELGIATFYDVGYVAEKRAGHEEIAEVEEAERVERAAKRLVNEVKDAMKMSKCRKRCFDQIEGIMAKNKALTGEVDRLQLEAEKEAKEKAAQEERMLDLSRRLADKDREKRGLEEEMERIWKERDQLDQERACILESERKAGEELKARNRELTVLKANTKKHLEDPVKDRDPWKNRCLQIWKGVAPVLDLISPELPKDQPRAQIQSPVEKA encoded by the exons ATGACGTCCTCGGCCATG TGTGGGGACCACTGGGCTGGCCACGAAGAGATCGCCGAAGTCGAAGAGGCGGAGAGAGTGGAACGGGCCGCCAAGCGGCTTGTCAACGAAGTTAAG GACGCAATGAAGATGTCGAAATATCGTAAAAGATGTTTTGACCAGATTGAAGGGATCATGGCCAAGAACAAGGCCTTGACTGGGGAGGTGGACC GTCTGGAGGAAGAAATGGAGCGCATCTGGAAGGAGAGGGACCAGCTCGACCAGGAGCGCGCTTGCATACTGGAGAGTGAGCGGAAGGCTGGAGAAGAGCTGAAGGCAAGGAACCGAGAGCTGACTG TGTTGAAAGCTAACACGAAGAAACACCTCGAGGACCCGGTGAAAGACCGGGACCCATGGAAGAACCG GAGATGGTTTTATATCAAGGAAGAACTAGGCATCGCCACATTCTACGACGTCGGCTATGttcctgagaagagggtcagctggacagaCCGACCAGAGTACACTGGCCAGGTGGAAGAGTTGATGAGACTGATCGACTGGTCACGCTTGGATGGGCCTGGCATGGTCAGCCACTTCCTCAGACGAGGAGTTATGCCAtgccagaggagggtgcactcggcgtacgagtgcCACGGAAGCCAAGACTCGACCAAGATGCACCGGGACAACCTTGAGAAATTAGAGATCCAGCGAAGGATCAACAAGCTGTTCAACGTTGCGGACAACATCTTCATGCGAAGCGACAATCGTATGCACGCTTATAAGTTGGGTCAACCAGCTCCCAAG TGTGGGGACCACTGGGCTGGCCACGAAGAGATCGCCGAAGTCGAAGAGGCGGAGAGAGTGGAACGGGCCGCCAAGCGGCTTGTCAACGAAGTTAAG GACGCAATGAAGATGTCGAAATATCGTAAAAGATGTTTCGACCAGATTGAAGGGATCATGGCCAAGAACAAGGCCTTGACTGGGGAGGTGGACCGTCTTCAGCTAGAGGCTGAGAAGGAGGCCAAGGAGAAGGCTGCTCAAGAGGAGCGAATGTTGGACCTGTCTCGGCGACTAGCCGACAAGGACCGCGAGAAAAGGG GTCTGGAGGAAGAAATGGAGCGCATCTGGAAGGAGAGGGACCAGCTCGACCAGGAGCGCGCTTGCATACTGGAGAGTGAGCGGAAGGCTGGAGAAGAGCTGAAGGCAAGGAACCGAGAGCTGACTG TGTTGAAAGCTAACACGAAGAAACACCTCGAGGACCCGGTGAAAGACCGGGACCCATGGAAGAACCG GAGATGGTTTTATATCAAGGAAGAACTAGGCATCGCCACATTCTACGACGTCGGCTATGTTgctgagaagagg GCTGGCCACGAAGAGATCGCCGAAGTCGAAGAGGCGGAGAGAGTGGAACGGGCCGCCAAGCGGCTTGTCAACGAAGTTAAG GACGCAATGAAGATGTCGAAATGTCGTAAAAGATGTTTCGACCAGATTGAAGGGATCATGGCCAAGAACAAGGCCTTGACTGGGGAGGTGGACCGTCTTCAGCTAGAGGCTGAGAAGGAGGCCAAGGAGAAGGCTGCTCAAGAGGAGCGAATGTTGGACCTGTCTCGGCGACTAGCCGACAAGGACCGCGAGAAAAGGG GTCTGGAGGAAGAAATGGAGCGCATCTGGAAGGAGAGGGACCAGCTCGACCAGGAGCGCGCTTGCATACTGGAGAGTGAGCGGAAGGCTGGAGAAGAGCTGAAGGCAAGGAACCGAGAGCTGACTG TGTTGAAAGCTAACACGAAGAAACACCTCGAGGACCCGGTGAAAGACCGGGACCCATGGAAGAACCGGTGCCTTCAGATCTGGAAGGGTGTAGCCCCGGTGCTAGACCTTATTAGTCCGGAGCTCCCCaaagaccagccccgcgcacaGATTCAAAGCCCAGTTGAGAAAGCGTAG